Proteins from a single region of Trichoderma asperellum chromosome 3, complete sequence:
- a CDS encoding uncharacterized protein (BUSCO:EOG092D1LC1) — MPRPQDESSTEPIQALPAAASAAKFSYMRHSTSTIEPFPTSPSESSLVFRKSNPSAASLYASTLSPPGSRSMSPAGRGSPSRVLSSTVFDIGQNRVLPENVGDDPGEPLNLILKSFVPHVSVCASRDTEALIREKGFQNGLWELLRPFGENIQGKVNIRDSNGVGRIFEDFSIRFTRFGENIERPDALSSGSQQASPLRNPNGVPERSADNRSAINDIESVVERHLSYAEESFLGMPHQSIMMRYGSDSEAASPYYALYLRRLLSGLPISAHETFAHPVACIIAISSRNPAPIEELRRLYSETSQGEKKLPSWVDGDYLRYYVLVHDEENDDITRSMGLFEQMKRHLGLHCHLLRLRCSQSVETDDDSIPLPRSDWMSAPEELAEIRRSENDEDFEDPSRYIFESDATAIRTFVREMLMQSIIPTMERHATIWNDQVASRRRGITGRFMSLSKRWTGFGSSSRSSSSSNNVNTSKDGYDPSGFYRADTSEAIMRKLADFAFMLRDWKLAHSTYDLLRSDFSESKAWKYHAATNEMAALSLLLMPQQLTSKSRAETVDQMLESAFYSYNTRCSSPYGATRTLILAQELLRLRGGSSIDDAARWCTRLLESKILGRIGDALVKERLAICYASKPGVGSWSWGSRRRKSAAWSVFAARAWAQQSKHIPAQRCLNEAKRMYETLPHGQGISRFASARETMDSLQRELTEKLEFPAGHDRSIPEDAIDDGIDEESEALTDMRSRRASNLARGGALETAPLHNEEMSKDTNEDIDKEGFE, encoded by the coding sequence ATGCCACGGCCTCAAGATGAATCGTCTACGGAACCGATTCAGGCGCTGCCCGCCGCGGCCTCCGCCGCAAAATTCTCTTATATGAGGCATTCGACCTCGACGATTGAACCTTTTCCAACGTCCCCGTCGGAATCATCGCTCGTCTTTCGAAAATCGAACCCCTCTGCAGCCTCTTTATACGCCTCGACATTATCCCCTCCAGGATCAAGGTCTATGTCGCCTGCGGGGCGGGGATCCCCATCAAGAGTCCTGTCAAGCACTGTATTTGACATAGGCCAGAACCGTGTGTTGCCAGAGAATGTCGGAGATGATCCTGGCGAACCACTGAATCTGATCCTTAAATCATTTGTGCCTCATGTGTCTGTCTGTGCTTCACGCGATACAGAGGCTTTAATTCGTGAGAAGGGTTTCCAGAATGGACTATGGGAGTTATTGCGGCCTTTTGGGGAGAATATCCAGGGAAAGGTAAATATTAGGGATAGCAACGGTGTTGGACGAATATTTGAAGACTTTTCTATACGGTTCACACGGTTTGGCGAAAACATAGAGCGTCCAGATGCGCTATCGTCTGGTTCTCAGCAAGCTTCACCGCTGCGAAATCCAAACGGAGTGCCAGAAAGAAGTGCCGATAATAGATCGGCCATAAACGATATCGAAAGCGTTGTTGAGCGACACCTTTCTTATGCAGAGGAATCGTTTCTTGGAATGCCGCACCAGAGTATCATGATGAGATATGGCTCGGATTCTGAGGCTGCTTCACCATACTATGCTTTGTATTTACGGCGACTTCTATCAGGATTGCCCATCTCGGCACACGAAACCTTTGCTCATCCCGTAGCTTGCATCATAGCTATCAGCTCCCGCAATCCCGCTCCTATTGAAGAGCTACGGAGACTGTACTCTGAAACCAGCCAGGGCGAGAAGAAATTGCCCTCGTGGGTAGATGGGGATTACCTGAGATACTATGTATTGGTTCATGATGAGGAGAATGATGACATTACGAGATCTATGGGCTTATTTGAGCAAATGAAGCGGCACCTTGGACTTCATTGCCACTTGTTGAGGCTACGATGTAGCCAGAGTGTGGAAACGGACGATGATAGCATCCCTCTCCCCCGAAGCGATTGGATGTCTGCACCTGAAGAGTTGGCAGAAATCCGGCGAAGCGAGAACGATGAGGATTTTGAAGATCCATCACGATACATTTTTGAATCTGATGCTACTGCTATCCGCACGTTTGTGCGCGAAATGCTAATGCAATCGATTATTCCTACCATGGAACGCCACGCCACGATCTGGAACGACCAAGTTGCCTCTAGACGTAGGGGAATCACCGGAAGATTTATGAGCTTATCAAAAAGATGGACAGGGTTCGGCAGCAGTTCGCGGTCCtcatccagcagcaacaacgtCAATACCAGCAAAGACGGCTATGATCCCTCGGGCTTCTACCGTGCTGATACATCGGAAGCCATCATGAGGAAACTAGCTGATTTTGCCTTTATGTTGCGCGATTGGAAATTGGCTCATTCGACCTATGACCTACTGCGATCCGATTTTAGCGAGTCAAAGGCTTGGAAATACCACGCCGCAACGAACGAAATGGCTGCTCTTAGCCTGCTCCTCATGCCACAGCAATTAACATCTAAGAGCCGCGCGGAGACTGTGGATCAAATGCTAGAGTCTGCATTCTATTCGTATAATACACGGTGCAGCTCTCCATATGGGGCGACGAGGACTTTGATTTTGGCCCAGGAGCTTCTACGACTAAGAGGAGGCTCCAGTATCGATGATGCCGCACGATGGTGCACTCGTCTACTTGAATCAAAGATCCTGGGTAGGATTGGAGATGCCCTAGTCAAGGAGCGGTTGGCGATTTGCTATGCCTCCAAGCCAGGTGTCGGCAGTTGGAGCTGGGGCAGTCGACGGAGAAAGTCAGCAGCCTGGAGCGTCTTTGCTGCAAGAGCCTGGGCCCAACAATCCAAGCATATTCCGGCCCAACGATGCCTGAATGAAGCCAAGAGAATGTACGAAACGCTGCCGCACGGCCAAGGTATATCGCGCTTCGCAAGCGCTCGGGAGACGATGGACTCGCTGCAGCGTGAGCTAACAGAGAAACTGGAATTTCCGGCTGGGCATGATCGGAGCATACCAGAGGACGCGATTGACGATGGCATAGACGAAGAGAGCGAGGCGTTGACCGATATGCGCTCAAGGAGAGCAAGCAATCTAGCCCGCGGCGGAGCGTTGGAAACGGCACCCCTGCACAATGAGGAAATGAGCAAAGATACCAATGAAGATATAGATAAAGAGGGTTTTGAATAG
- a CDS encoding uncharacterized protein (BUSCO:EOG092D4H14) encodes MPSDLSSYLASKYLVADPKPSSKKRKRKQADATSGLLITDDDDTAWNNGAAQDDGDEDGPLTVTGTTAEFRKAKKSSWKTVGNGGNAQDKDDSAAAADAIIASAAAENDAARAADDEMPIVEDNGSVVKMSDGTHAGLQSAAAVSAQLRRRQQEEREDFERHRKNAKEEETVYRDATGRRIDISMKRAEARRAAAEAEEKERLAIESLKGDVQQENARRRREELEDAKLMTFARKADDEDMNRELKEQSRWNDPMAQFMAEKDTSRGGKNSKRRPVYSGTAAPNRYGIKPGYRWDGVDRGNGLEAERFKAINRRERNKGLDYAWQMDE; translated from the coding sequence ATGCCATCAGATCTTTCTAGCTATTTAGCGTCAAAATATCTAGTTGCTGATCCAAAACCATCGTCAAAGAAGCGAAAGCGCAAGCAAGCAGATGCAACTTCAGGCCTACTAAtcaccgacgacgacgatacAGCCTGGAATAATGGCGCCGCACAAGACGACGGAGACGAGGATGGCCCATTGACCGTCACTGGGACAACAGCTGAATTCAGAAAAGCGAAGAAAAGCAGTTGGAAAACTGTAGGGAATGGTGGAAATGCCCAAGACAAGGACGACAGCGCCGCGGCTGCGGATGCAATCATCgcctcagccgcagcagagaATGATGCAGCGAGAGCCGCCGACGATGAGATGCCGATTGTCGAAGACAATGGAAGCGTGGTGAAAATGAGCGATGGAACGCATGCCGGTTTACAGAGCGCCGCCGCAGTCTCAGCGCAATTGAGACGGCGGCAGCAAGAGGAACGAGAAGACTTTGAGCGCCACCGGAAaaatgcaaaagaagaagagacagTTTATCGAGATGCCACCGGACGAAGAATCGATATTTCTATGAAGAGAGCGGAGGCAAGGCGCGcggcggctgaggctgaggaaaaggagaggctTGCCATCGAATCATTAAAGGGTGATGTTCAGCAAGAGAATGCGAGACGACGAAGGGAGGAGCTGGAAGATGCAAAGCTCATGACCTTCGCCCGGAAGgctgacgacgaagacatgAATAGAGAGCTCAAAGAACAGTCGAGATGGAATGATCCTATGGCACAGTTTATGGCTGAGAAAGATACAAGTCGTGGAGGCAAGAATTCAAAGCGCCGGCCAGTCTATTCAGGGACTGCAGCCCCCAATCGATATGGCATCAAACCAGGATACCGATGGGATGGCGTGGACAGAGGCAACGGGCTCGAAGCAGAGCGGTTCAAGGCAATAAATCGCCGTGAACGGAACAAGGGATTGGATTACGCTTGGCAAATGGATGAATAg
- a CDS encoding uncharacterized protein (BUSCO:EOG092D20QX), which translates to MGELADYLVEHDPNFRKTRLPALYSDFRSQKTLNPDGYHANISAWLLALARLASEGLLSRQGSKSSALVFDIDESLRRSLSSKQFGQPLALGTVINEALAQKDLIPLQTFLQSTQNIYHHQQGWSQVPWNVMGWALRQIGVIDPTRGEDKIPKGNYVVMKNVEATSRELGETIAERTSRYDRVFTRAQFQALFESVLAKDQRLSGTDFDVLLKFLSRDKDMIEYNGDIVRIQGVGEERGITEEDASIASIKELVGSLEHQVNLLNKRIDELDQEAKNAVLRKNRVTALAALKSKKRAESSLSTRYATLNQLEEVASRLQQASDQVQLVKVMESSASALKSLNAQIGGSERVETTMDHLREQMSATDELTAILSEPTGIVVDEGEIDDELEALEMEQKKEEEEKQRRKEEAREAAKARKELDELPSVPTEEAERMGAQSPTRATGIAKLTLDG; encoded by the exons ATGGGCGAGCTAGCTGATTACTTGGTCGAGCACGATCCAAACTTCCGCAA AACTCGACTCCCTGCGCTGTATTCCGACTTTCGCTCGCAAAAGACTCTGAATCCAGATGGCTACCACGCGAACATCTCAGCCTGGCTACTTGCTCTCGCGAGGCTAGCCTCTGAAGGGCTATTATCTCGCCAGGGCTCCAAGTCCAGCGCCCTCGTTTTCGATATCGACGAATCACTACGACGGTCGCTAAGTAGCAAACAATTCGGCCAACCATTGGCGCTCGGCACTGTCATAAACGAAGCGCTGGCACAAAAGGATCTGATTCCCCTGCAGACCTTTCTGCAGTCAACCCAGAATAtataccaccaccagcagggtTGGTCGCAGGTGCCATGGAATGTAATGGGATGGGCCCTGCGGCAGATAGGAGTTATCGACCCGACTCGAGGCGAAGATAAGATACCCAAGGGCAATTACGTTGTCATGAAGAATGTAGAAGCAACCAGCCGGGAGCTGGGAGAGACCATTGCCGAAAGAACATCACGGTATGACCGAGTCTTCACGCGGGCCCAATTTCAAGCACTATTCGAATCAGTGCTGGCTAAAGATCAGCGACTGTCTGGGACAGATTTTGATGTGTTACTGAAATTCCTCTCTCGAGATAAGGATATGATCGAATACAATGGCGACATTGTCCGCATCCAGGGAGTTGGTGAAGAAAGAGGGATCACCGAGGAGGATGCGTCTATCGCATCCATAAAGGAGCTGGTGGGCAGCCTGGAACATCAAGTTAATCTGCTTAACAAGCGGATAGACGAACTAGATCAAGAGGCAAAGAATGCAGTCCTACGGAAGAATCGCGTAACAGCCTTAGCAGCGCTCAAATCGAAGAAACGAGCCGAATCTTCTTTATCAACACGTTATGCCACTCTGAACCAGCTTGAAGAGGTAGCTTCGAGGCTACAGCAGGCTTCTGACCAAGTACAGTTGGTCAAGGTTATGGAATCATCGGCCAGTGCGCTGAAGAGCCTCAACGCCCAAATTGGTGGCTCCGAAAGGGTCGAGACTACAATGGATCATCTCAGAGAGCAAATGAGCGCGACGGATGAGTTGACTGCCATTTTGTCTGAGCCCACTGGCATCGTTGTGGATGAAGGGGAGATTGATGATGAGTTGGAGGCTTTGGAAatggagcagaagaaggaagaggaagagaagcaacGCCGTAAGGAGGAGGCCAGGGAAGCTGCTAAAGCTAGAAAGGAGCTGGATGAGCTGCCATCTGTGCCaacagaagaggcagagaggatGGGGGCGCAATCACCAACAAGAGCGACTGGTATTGCGAAGCTGACGCTCGATGGGTAG